From Dendropsophus ebraccatus isolate aDenEbr1 chromosome 2, aDenEbr1.pat, whole genome shotgun sequence, a single genomic window includes:
- the LOC138784346 gene encoding RING finger protein 11-like yields MGDRNIGDTRRRPSSTETTDRSSPETSGRSRSPLQRRPHRDLLWRSQIPPWRTWRIRSPLHRWPREASHRSQVPPRRRLRSPSPPRRRQPSDLPPSQRLVTTSRGSETTGANGRSPTPAPNIEQPPLEVQPPAEVEGNVPVQEGPSRASTRDQLIEGLPTRPIEDSEDLTCTICILDLEAGEQVTVLPCCHVLHQSCITPWLQRNPECPICRANCFP; encoded by the exons ATGGGCGATCGAAACATTGGAGACACTAGAAGGAGACCATCTTCAACAG aGACTACTGATAGAAGCAGCCCAGAGACATCAGGGAGAAGCAGGTCACCACTGCAGCGCCGGCCACACCGTGACTTGCTGTGGAGAAGCCAGATACCACCATGGCGCACGTGGAGGATCCGGTCCCCATTACATCGGTGGCCCCGTGAAGCATCACATAGAAGCCAGGTACCACCAAGGCGCAGGCTGAGGAGCCCATCACCACCACGGCGCAGACAACCCAGCGATTTACCACCATCGCAGCGCCTGGTAACAACATCAAGAGGCTCAGAAACAACAGGTGCCAATGGGAGGAGTCCAACACCAGCCCCAAACATTGAGCAGCCGCCTCTAGAAGTACAACCACCAGCCGAAGTGGAAGGAAACGTGCCAGTCCAGGAAGGACCATCAAGGGCAAGCACCAGAGACCAGCTAATCGAGGGCCTTCCAACTCGGCCTATTGAAGACAGTGAGGACCTGACCTGCACCATATGTATTTTGGATCTAGAGGCTGGAGAGCAGGTCACCGTGCTTCCATGCTGCCACGTTTTACATCAAAGCTGCATTACACCATGGCTCCAGAGAAATCCAGAATGCCCCATATGCCGGGCCAACTGCTTTCCATAA
- the LOC138784347 gene encoding tyrosine-protein kinase Srms-like: MNEWKGLSIRYVSEVDFEATSEDEMSFKASERFQLFWVSGNRWMVLNLDENRENVKRIGYVPARCLVKEKPVEEQPWYLEVDRNEAMKLLLTAPNRVGSFLVRPSLYTLSGYALSVRRDDGVSHFNIKWDQEQQFSVGGFPSCLCVHDLIIYLRQYWMVRSQLRMVPYIKVASIEDSWEKPWSDFSLIKKLRAGEISTVFKGKWIGGDRIVLIQSIDKEIFKRQEFMEGINIFKRLNHKNIITLCALCTSEDPVYIVTEYLPKGNLQSFLRGEEGPFLTDLQLMHIASQVLDGLAYLEVKNVVHCGLSCHHVIVGNNLICKISHLEYARMIKNSTTFINTQSKYLLKWLPPECHYYGELSRKTCVWSFGIFLYEIFTLGQTPYSGQSISQVLLNLEAGYRLPMPPLCSAHIYSLMRECWEIKPRNRPSFQQIAEKKLFEELP, encoded by the exons ATGAATGAGTGGAAAGGCCTGTCCATCAGGTACGTGAGTGAAGTAGACTTTGAGGCCACCTCTGAAGATGAGATGAGTTTTAAGGCCTCGGAGCGGTTCCAGCTATTTTGGGTCAGTGGAAATCGCTGGATGGTGCTCAATTTGGATGAGAATAGGGAAAACGTCAAGAGGATAGGTTATGTGCCTGCACGCTGTCTGGTCAAGGAGAAGCCGGTGGAAGAACAACC GTGGTATCTGGAAGTGGATCGAAACGAGGCTATGAAGTTACTTCTGACTGCCCCTAACAGAGTTGGCTCCTTTCTTGTCCGTCCAAGCCTATACACCCTATCAGGGTATGCTCTATCAG TTCGAAGAGATGATGGAGTTAGTCACTTTAATATTAAGTGGGACCAGGAGCAGCAGTTCTCCGTCGGAGGATTTCCATCTTGTCTCTGTGTCCATGATCTCATCATATATCTCCGGCAGTACTGGATGGTTAGGAGCCAGTTAAGGATGGTACCTTACATTAAG GTTGCCAGCATAGAGGATTCTTGGGAGAAACCTTGGTCAGACTTCAGTCTGATAAAGAAGTTACGTGCCGGTGAGATCTCAACGGTTTTTAAAGGAAAATGGATAGGGGGAGATAGAATCGTCCTTATTCAGTCCATTGATAAAG AAATATTCAAGCGACAAGAATTTATGGAAGGAATTAACATTTTTAAGAGACTAAACCACAAGAATATCATTACTCTGTGTGCTTTGTGCACTTCTGAGGACCCAGTCTATATCGTCACAGAGTATTTGCCAAAAGGAAACCTTCAAAGTTTCCTCCGAG GGGAAGAGGGACCTTTCCTAACTGACCTTCAGCTCATGCATATTGCCAGTCAGGTGCTTGATGGTCTGGCATACTTAGAAGTTAAAAATGTGGTACACTGTGGTCTGTCTTGTCACCATGTCATTGTTGGGAACAATCTAATTTGCAAGATTTCTCATCTTGAATATGCCAGAATGATAAAG AATTCTACAACTTTTATAAATACCCAAAGTAAATATCTATTGAAATGGCTTCCACCAGAATGTCATTATTATGGAGAACTATCAAGAAAAACCTGCGTGTGgtcatttgggatttttttgtatgAGATCTTCACCCTGGGGCAAACACCATATTCAG gtcAAAGCATTTCGCAGGTGCTCCTAAACTTGGAGGCTGGATATCGACTGcccatgcctcctctgtgtaGTGCTCACATCTACAGTTTGATGCGTGAATGCTGGGAAATAAAGCCACGTAACAGACCATCATTCCAACAGATTGCGGAAAAGAAATTATTTGAAGAATTACCATAA